The following are from one region of the Candidatus Hydrogenedentota bacterium genome:
- a CDS encoding serine/threonine-protein phosphatase, which yields MAERELICSEVWGGNGSIVTELQVPGMHGVLFSAACGGPKGGDVYYSSACAAGVLARVCLADVAGHGEAVSQLSTWLHESMRKTMLRIDPSRVFSMLNTQVAGFGETTLATAACLSFDAMSGNLRYCYAGHPPVLVKRANKPKWEPLSIESKRDASVRNVPLGVVDHAKFDVAVEQLNPGDRLFLYSDGVTEAPDAQGAQFGADGLLAFLNENSARNLTGIVEALGERLKSYSGVDSFRHDDVSFFLFEVLPRPSHTKAYYLFTNQLRRLRKKLQPA from the coding sequence ATGGCAGAACGCGAACTCATCTGCAGCGAAGTGTGGGGCGGAAACGGCTCCATAGTCACCGAGCTTCAAGTGCCCGGCATGCACGGCGTGCTGTTTTCCGCAGCCTGCGGCGGACCCAAGGGCGGCGACGTCTACTATTCCTCCGCGTGCGCGGCGGGTGTGCTGGCCCGCGTCTGCCTGGCCGACGTTGCCGGGCACGGCGAAGCAGTCTCCCAACTCAGCACGTGGCTTCACGAATCCATGCGCAAGACCATGCTACGGATCGATCCAAGCCGTGTTTTTTCCATGCTTAACACTCAGGTCGCCGGTTTTGGAGAAACGACCTTGGCAACTGCGGCCTGCCTCAGCTTCGACGCAATGAGCGGGAACTTGCGCTACTGCTACGCGGGACATCCCCCAGTCCTCGTGAAGCGCGCCAACAAACCCAAGTGGGAACCGCTATCGATTGAATCCAAACGCGACGCTTCGGTTCGCAACGTCCCCCTGGGCGTTGTAGACCATGCCAAGTTCGACGTGGCCGTCGAACAGCTCAACCCCGGCGACAGGCTGTTTCTCTACTCCGACGGCGTCACGGAAGCCCCCGATGCGCAAGGCGCGCAATTTGGCGCCGATGGTCTGCTTGCTTTCCTGAATGAGAACAGTGCGCGCAACCTTACCGGCATCGTGGAGGCCCTGGGCGAAAGACTGAAGTCATACTCCGGTGTTGACTCGTTTCGGCACGACGACGTGTCGTTCTTTCTGTTTGAAGTTCTGCCCAGGCCCAGCCACACGAAGGCCTATTACTTGTTCACGAATCAGCTTCGCCGTCTGCGCAAAAAGCTGCAACCTGCGTGA
- a CDS encoding DUF1501 domain-containing protein: MHPFHERILQSRREFLTTTASGIGGLALLSLLTQEGVVSAAPKDLTAITNPLAPKTPHFAPKAKSCIFIYLEGAPSQLDLFDPKPKLRELNGQKLPDSMTENVRFAFIQKESAVLLGSPREFKPCGQCGMELSDYLPHIGTCADDICLIRSMHTDAFNHHPGQLMMNTGVMTFGRPSIGAWLNYGLGSESQDLPGYVVLTAGRGTSGGASNWSSGFLPSTYQGVLFRDTGEPVLNLNNPPGISAEIQRRDLDSIRALNQQRYDYTSDPEIAARIASYELAFRMQSAAPELIDLSTESPETLEAYGVNRDEGDMRNRDGGGKGEFAAFARNCLLARRLVERGVRYVNLYHASWDDHNKLNEGLKFNCTMADQPVAALIKDLKQRGLLDSTLVVWGSEFGRTPLAENRPGFGQETNTGRDHHPFAYSIWAAGGGIKGGQVIGKTDEIGWNIVEDPIHINDFHATLLKLFGFDHERLTYRFQGRDFRLTDVAGKVVDKMLA; the protein is encoded by the coding sequence TTGCTGTCGCTCCTGACACAAGAAGGTGTTGTGTCCGCTGCGCCGAAGGATCTCACCGCAATCACCAACCCACTTGCGCCAAAAACGCCGCACTTCGCGCCGAAGGCCAAGAGTTGCATCTTCATCTATCTGGAAGGCGCTCCCAGCCAACTCGATCTCTTCGATCCCAAGCCGAAACTCCGCGAACTCAACGGCCAGAAGCTGCCCGATTCGATGACGGAGAACGTGCGGTTCGCGTTCATTCAGAAGGAATCGGCGGTGCTGTTGGGAAGCCCCCGCGAATTCAAACCGTGCGGACAGTGCGGCATGGAACTCTCCGACTACCTGCCACACATCGGCACGTGCGCCGATGACATTTGCCTCATTCGCTCCATGCACACCGACGCCTTCAACCATCACCCCGGCCAACTCATGATGAACACCGGCGTGATGACCTTCGGCAGGCCCAGCATTGGCGCGTGGCTGAACTACGGACTCGGTAGCGAGTCGCAGGACTTACCCGGCTACGTCGTGCTGACTGCGGGACGCGGCACGAGCGGCGGCGCATCGAACTGGTCCAGCGGGTTCCTGCCGTCGACGTATCAGGGCGTGCTGTTCCGCGACACGGGTGAACCGGTTTTGAACCTCAACAACCCGCCTGGGATTAGCGCGGAAATCCAGCGGCGCGATCTCGATTCCATACGCGCTTTGAACCAGCAACGCTACGACTACACCTCCGATCCGGAGATTGCGGCGCGTATCGCGTCGTACGAATTGGCGTTCCGTATGCAGTCCGCAGCCCCGGAACTGATCGACCTGTCCACCGAGAGCCCCGAGACGCTCGAAGCCTACGGCGTGAACCGCGACGAAGGCGACATGCGCAACCGCGACGGCGGCGGCAAGGGCGAATTTGCGGCATTCGCGCGCAACTGCCTGCTCGCGCGGCGGCTGGTTGAACGCGGCGTGCGCTACGTCAACCTGTACCACGCGTCATGGGACGACCACAACAAGCTCAACGAAGGACTTAAGTTCAACTGCACGATGGCCGACCAGCCGGTCGCGGCATTGATCAAAGACCTGAAGCAACGCGGCCTGCTCGATTCGACGCTCGTCGTGTGGGGTTCCGAATTCGGGCGCACCCCGTTGGCGGAAAATCGGCCCGGCTTCGGCCAGGAGACGAACACGGGTCGCGATCATCATCCCTTCGCGTACAGCATTTGGGCGGCGGGCGGCGGCATCAAAGGCGGACAAGTCATCGGCAAGACCGACGAAATCGGCTGGAACATCGTCGAAGACCCCATTCACATAAACGACTTCCACGCGACTCTGCTGAAACTGTTCGGATTCGATCACGAGCGGCTAACCTACCGCTTCCAAGGCCGCGACTTCCGCCTGACAGACGTGGCCGGCAAGGTCGTCGACAAGATGCTCGCGTAA